In the genome of Candidatus Poribacteria bacterium, the window GAACTCCCAGACTTCATCAAAAACCGGAAGGTTTCTGAATAACGCTGATTGGTTGCTATCCGTAAATTACATTGAATTTCTACGCGATATCGGCAAACACTTTCGAGTCAATGAGATGATCAAGGCAGAAGGGTATCGGCAACGTCTTGAGCGTGAACTCGGACTTTCATTCCTCGAATTTAACTATCAACTGCTCCAAGCTTATGACTATCTGTGTCTTTTTCAGGAGTACGGGTGCCGTCTCCAACTCGGTGGGGACGACCAGTGGGGCAATATTCTCGCAGGGGTTGATCTCGTCCGTCGCGTCGAAGGCGAACGTGTTCACGCAGTCACTTTTCCGCTACTCACGACGGCCAGTGGCGCAAAGATGGGAAAAACCGCAGGCGGTGCGGTTTGGCTGGATGCGCAACGCACCTCACCCTATGAATTTTATCAATATTGGATTAACGTCGACGACCGCGATGTCTCTCGGTTTTTAGCGTATTTCACCTTCCTCCCAATGGATGAGATTCGACAGCTAAGTAATTTGGAAGACGCAGCGATTCGGGAAGCCAAGGAAGTTCTAGCATATCAAGCCACAAAACTCGCCCACGGACAGGTAGAGGCGGACAAAGCTCAAGCGACATCACGTGCTGCGTTTGGGGGTGGGAACCTTGATGAAGTCGCGATGCCGACTTCGGTTATCTCACCGGAACGACTCGCCCGCGGGATTCCCATCATGGAACTCTTCCATGAAGTCGGGTTAGCAAATTCACGAAGCGAAGCGCGGCGGCTCGTCCAACAGGGAGGCGCTTACATCAACGAAAAACAGTACCGCGCGATAGATACGGTTGTTGGGACCGATCTGCTTGAGGAGAATGCTTTGCTCCTCCGCGCGGGAAAGAAACGTTACCACCGAATTATTATTGAAAATTAATTATAACTATAGAAATTCTTACAGACGCGCTTTCGAGCGTATATCATCATAAAATGGTTATCAGTCTGTTTTGTTTGGGCGCATTGACAACCAAAGGGGTACTACGAGTATGACGATTGATAATCCGAACGAGGTTGATGAAGAGGCAACCTCTCCAAAGCATTATAGCGGAGGTAATCGGATGGGACTCACTTTCACACCCTATTTCACCACGCCCGGCGTTCATCCCTACGACTTGTTGGAGTGGGAACGTCGCGACGCGGTCATTTACAATGAAAAGGGTGATGTTATCTTTAAACAGGAACAGGTTGAGGTGCCGGTAGACTGGACGCAGCTCGCGACAGATATTGCATCATCGAAATATTTCCGAAAAGCCGGATTACCCAGTGCTGAAGCGGAAGACAGTGCTCGCCAATTGGTTACACGGGTGGCGCGCACGCTCCGTCGCGCAGGCGAGGAATTCGGCGGGTATTTTGCTACTCCTGAAGACGCAGAGGCGTTTGAGATGGAATTGACGCATATCCTCGTTACACAACGGGGTGCTTTCAATTCACCTGTTTGGTTTAATTGCGGCTTGTGGCATGAATATCATATTGAGGGGGGCGGCGGCAGCTACTATTGGGACCGAGACGCACAGAAAGTCGAGGTTACGACCAATGCATACCAACACCCGCAAAATTCCGCCTGTTTCATCCAAAGCGTTGACGATTCTCTGGACTCTATGTTGGAGCTCCAGAGAGCCGAAGTGCGTCTCTTTAAATACGGCAGTGGCACAGGCTCGAACTTCAGCAAAGTCCGCGCGAAGGGTGAACTCCTCTCCGGCGGGGGTGAGAGTTCAGGGGTCCTGTCATTCCTCGAAGGCTTCGATCGATGGGCAGGTAGTATCAAATCTGGTGGTACTACAAGACGCGCAGCCAAAATGGTCATCCTCGACATGGATCACCCAGAAATTGCTGATTACATCGACTGGAAACTAAGAGAAGAGAACAAAGCGAAGGCGCTCATCGCTGCAGGATATCCAGCCGATTTCAATGGTGAGGCATATAGCACCGTCAGTGGACAGAATAGCAACAATTCTGTCCGGATTCCAGATGATTTCATGAGTGCCTACCTACAAGGGGATTCATGGAAAACGACGTACCGGACAAGCGGTGAAGTCGCCGACGAATACGATGCCAGAACGCTAATGGAGAAGATCGCTTATGCCGCTTGGGCATGCGCAGATCCGGGTGTCCAGTTTGACAGCACGATTCAGAAATGGCATACATGTAAAAATACAGGCAGGATTAATGCAAGTAATCCCTGCAGTGAATACCTCTTCTTAGATGATTCTGCCTGCAACCTCGCCAGCATTAACCTTGCGAAATTCTTGAGAGATGATAACACCTTTGACATTGAAGGCTTCCAGGCAACTGTGCGTGTGTTCATCACTGCGATGGAAATCATCGTAGATCTCTCTTCATATCCAACCGAAAATATAGCGCACCGTTCTCATGAATATCGTCCGCTCGGACTCGGTTATGCGAACTTGGGCGCGCTCTTGATGCGTTTAGGGATTCCCTACGACAGTGACCAAGCGTGTGCTTACGCAGGTGCGATTACCGCCATCCTGAGTGGTACGGGGTATCAAACAAGCGCAGAGATTGCGGGGAGTATCGGTCCTTTTGCGGGACACGCGAACAATAGCGACGCTATGTTGGACGTTATGCGGATGCACCGCGATGCCGCCTACAGTATCGATGCGATGGCATGCCCATCCGACCTTTTGGATGCTGCAAAAGCGGATTGGGATGTCTGTCTTGAAAAGGGAGAACGTTGGGGGTATCGGAACTCCCAAATTAGTGTTATCGCTCCGACCGGAACGATCTCTTTCCTGATGGATTGTGATACGACGGGGATTGAACCGGAGTTTGCGCTCGTCAAATTCAAGAAGTTGGCAGGCGGCGGGTACATGAAAATTGTGAATCAGAGCGTTCGTGATGCCTTGCACAACTTAGATTATACACTTCAGCAAACTGAAGCCATCATTAAGTATCTCGTCGGCACGGGCACTTTTGATGGGACCCCACACATCAATGCGGACACATTGAAACGGAAAGGCTTCACACAGGAAGATATCGCCCGTGTTGCGGAGATGTTACCGAGTGCGTTCGATCTGAACCTCGCTTTTGCCCCGGGTTTTCTCGGCGAAGCGTGTCTTGAACGGTTAGGTATAACCGAAGAAGAAGCCGCAGATCTCAGTTTTAATCTTCTCTCTGCAATCGGATTCAGTGAAAACGAAATCAGTATTGCTGAAGAGGTCATCTGTGGCACAGGCACGGTTGAGGGCGCGCCACACCTCTCACCGACGCACTATGCCGTTTTCGATTGCGCTGTCCAGTGTGGTAAGCACGGAACTCGTTACATAAATCACATGGGACCGCTGAAAATGATGGCGGCTGTGCAACCCTTTATCTCTGGTGCCATCTCCAAGACCGTCAACGTCCCGAACGACGCAACGGTAGACGACATCAAAACGCTATACGTGGAAGCGTGGCGGCGCGGTGTCAAATGTCTCGCCGTTTATCGGGATGGTAGCAAAGGTAGCCAACCGCTTTCAACCCGCAGCCAACAGGATGCGGAGAGTGAAACCGATGAGGCTATTGCTGACGCATCGACTGAACGTCCCATCAGGAAACGTCTGTCTGACACACGCTCCTCTATGACCCACAAATTTAGCGTAGGCGGTCATGAAGGCTATATCCACGTTGGGTTCTACGAAGATGGTAGCCCCGGAGAAGTTTTCCTCCGTATGAGCAAAGAGGGAACAGCTGTCTCTGGACTGATGGACTCTGTAGCGGTCCTCACTTCTATTGCGTTGCAGTACGGCGTGCCGTTAGAGTCGCTCGTGAATAAGTTCAGCCATGTCCGATTTGAACCGTCAGGTTTTACATCTAATCCTGACATTCCGATGGCGAAGTCGATTATAGATTACGTTTTCCGGTGGCTCGGCACACAATTTCTCACGCAGGAACCACAAGCGGGAAACATGATAGATATGGATGAAGAGATGGTCCCTCCTGAGGAACTCCATCCTTACGGACACGGGAGTAACGGTGAAACGGATTCATGGTTGGCGCATGAGAAGCAGGTCGTTCTCGAATATGCGGATGCGCCGCCCTGTCTCGAGTGCGGCGCCCTGATGATGAGAAGTGGGGTCTGCTATCGCTGCGCAAACTGTGGCGCAACGAGTGGATGTTCGTAATCCCCTGTATCCAGAAAACAAATCGTAGGCGTGCCTTGCAGGCGCGCCTCTT includes:
- a CDS encoding tyrosine--tRNA ligase, whose amino-acid sequence is MDNVFEELNERGFIKQTTNAEQVTRLLGEEQVTYYVGFDPTASSLHVGSLVPIMVMAHLQRAGHKPIAIIGGGTTMIGDPTDKTDMRPMLSQEQISTNSKDILAQLQRYLNLDNKIANNENSQTSSKTGRFLNNADWLLSVNYIEFLRDIGKHFRVNEMIKAEGYRQRLERELGLSFLEFNYQLLQAYDYLCLFQEYGCRLQLGGDDQWGNILAGVDLVRRVEGERVHAVTFPLLTTASGAKMGKTAGGAVWLDAQRTSPYEFYQYWINVDDRDVSRFLAYFTFLPMDEIRQLSNLEDAAIREAKEVLAYQATKLAHGQVEADKAQATSRAAFGGGNLDEVAMPTSVISPERLARGIPIMELFHEVGLANSRSEARRLVQQGGAYINEKQYRAIDTVVGTDLLEENALLLRAGKKRYHRIIIEN
- a CDS encoding vitamin B12-dependent ribonucleotide reductase; protein product: MTIDNPNEVDEEATSPKHYSGGNRMGLTFTPYFTTPGVHPYDLLEWERRDAVIYNEKGDVIFKQEQVEVPVDWTQLATDIASSKYFRKAGLPSAEAEDSARQLVTRVARTLRRAGEEFGGYFATPEDAEAFEMELTHILVTQRGAFNSPVWFNCGLWHEYHIEGGGGSYYWDRDAQKVEVTTNAYQHPQNSACFIQSVDDSLDSMLELQRAEVRLFKYGSGTGSNFSKVRAKGELLSGGGESSGVLSFLEGFDRWAGSIKSGGTTRRAAKMVILDMDHPEIADYIDWKLREENKAKALIAAGYPADFNGEAYSTVSGQNSNNSVRIPDDFMSAYLQGDSWKTTYRTSGEVADEYDARTLMEKIAYAAWACADPGVQFDSTIQKWHTCKNTGRINASNPCSEYLFLDDSACNLASINLAKFLRDDNTFDIEGFQATVRVFITAMEIIVDLSSYPTENIAHRSHEYRPLGLGYANLGALLMRLGIPYDSDQACAYAGAITAILSGTGYQTSAEIAGSIGPFAGHANNSDAMLDVMRMHRDAAYSIDAMACPSDLLDAAKADWDVCLEKGERWGYRNSQISVIAPTGTISFLMDCDTTGIEPEFALVKFKKLAGGGYMKIVNQSVRDALHNLDYTLQQTEAIIKYLVGTGTFDGTPHINADTLKRKGFTQEDIARVAEMLPSAFDLNLAFAPGFLGEACLERLGITEEEAADLSFNLLSAIGFSENEISIAEEVICGTGTVEGAPHLSPTHYAVFDCAVQCGKHGTRYINHMGPLKMMAAVQPFISGAISKTVNVPNDATVDDIKTLYVEAWRRGVKCLAVYRDGSKGSQPLSTRSQQDAESETDEAIADASTERPIRKRLSDTRSSMTHKFSVGGHEGYIHVGFYEDGSPGEVFLRMSKEGTAVSGLMDSVAVLTSIALQYGVPLESLVNKFSHVRFEPSGFTSNPDIPMAKSIIDYVFRWLGTQFLTQEPQAGNMIDMDEEMVPPEELHPYGHGSNGETDSWLAHEKQVVLEYADAPPCLECGALMMRSGVCYRCANCGATSGCS